In a single window of the Candidatus Cloacimonadota bacterium genome:
- the murF gene encoding UDP-N-acetylmuramoyl-tripeptide--D-alanyl-D-alanine ligase has translation MKEISVKKTVTVINGKTGNKADILVNRIFTDSRKINERDLKNINSIFFALKGENYDGHNFVYEALKNGAQIAVVEYTPPNIKKDKKLIYVDNTLMALGKLAKCYKKQFELPVVGITGSVGKTLTKEFIANVLSIKYNVHKTKGNFNTVVGLPLTIFDMNDSHEISILELGTNHFGEIKHLTQICEPNISIITSIGESHLEFFQDIEGVFKEKFDIFKYSSKQGLKIFNGDIKFLQEYKGCENYISYGIGNNDFELSSIDLENEKLLFKLNDESYFIFNSGKHNIFNAIPAIILGKEFGLTHKEIQEGLLQKPEINLRMEILHNKINDWMIIADCYNANPVSMRAALNYLVNTNKLYKFAILGDMLELGDKSIEFHKQIGDLLKKMKLDRVISIGKLSKKFNSSNHYNSIDEFVGNDGNFHFPKQSAILVKGSRALEMEKIVERLVD, from the coding sequence ATGAAAGAGATAAGTGTTAAAAAAACTGTCACAGTCATAAATGGAAAAACTGGAAATAAAGCAGATATATTAGTTAACAGAATTTTTACTGATAGCAGGAAAATAAACGAAAGGGATTTAAAAAATATAAATTCAATTTTTTTTGCTCTTAAAGGGGAAAATTATGATGGTCATAACTTCGTATATGAAGCTTTAAAGAATGGTGCACAGATTGCAGTTGTGGAATATACACCTCCGAACATCAAAAAGGATAAAAAATTAATATATGTTGATAATACTTTAATGGCATTGGGTAAATTGGCAAAATGTTATAAAAAACAATTTGAATTACCTGTTGTTGGAATTACCGGGTCTGTAGGTAAGACATTAACAAAAGAGTTTATAGCAAATGTGTTATCAATAAAATATAATGTTCATAAGACAAAAGGGAACTTCAATACTGTTGTTGGGTTACCTTTAACAATTTTTGATATGAATGATTCTCATGAGATTTCAATATTGGAACTTGGTACTAATCACTTTGGTGAGATTAAACATCTAACACAAATTTGCGAACCAAATATCTCAATTATTACAAGCATAGGAGAATCGCATCTGGAATTTTTTCAAGACATTGAAGGTGTCTTCAAAGAAAAATTTGATATTTTCAAATATTCGTCAAAACAAGGTTTAAAAATTTTTAATGGAGATATAAAATTTCTTCAAGAATATAAGGGTTGTGAAAATTACATTTCTTATGGAATAGGCAATAATGATTTTGAACTTTCTTCAATAGATTTAGAAAATGAGAAACTTTTATTCAAATTAAATGACGAAAGCTATTTTATATTTAACAGTGGCAAACACAATATATTTAATGCTATTCCTGCAATTATTCTTGGAAAAGAATTTGGTTTAACTCACAAAGAAATTCAGGAGGGATTATTACAAAAACCAGAGATTAATTTAAGAATGGAAATCCTTCACAATAAGATTAATGATTGGATGATTATTGCTGATTGTTACAATGCAAATCCTGTTTCAATGCGTGCTGCACTAAATTATTTGGTTAATACAAATAAGCTCTATAAATTTGCTATCTTAGGCGATATGTTAGAATTGGGAGACAAAAGTATTGAGTTCCATAAACAAATTGGAGATTTATTAAAAAAGATGAAATTAGATAGGGTTATTTCAATTGGTAAATTATCAAAAAAATTTAATAGCAGCAATCATTATAATTCAATTGATGAATTTGTTGGAAATGACGGAAATTTTCATTTCCCCAAACAATCTGCTATTTTAGTTAAAGGTTCCCGAGCTTTAGAGATGGAAAAAATTGTAGAAAGGTTGGTTGACTAA
- the rsmH gene encoding 16S rRNA (cytosine(1402)-N(4))-methyltransferase RsmH: MMNNFHTPVFRKEAIDFLKIKNKGIYVDATLGGGGHLSAMFESANDITVIAFDADKDAIEYAKLKLIRPIVEENRIIFVNKNFSYLSSALALNRIDSIDGILFDLGISSHQIITNNRGFSFSQNARLDMRMNQNGNISAYEVVNFYPKTELARVIHEYGEDRYWK; this comes from the coding sequence ATGATGAATAATTTTCATACTCCAGTTTTTAGAAAAGAAGCGATAGATTTCCTGAAAATTAAGAATAAAGGAATTTATGTAGATGCAACTCTTGGTGGTGGAGGACATCTATCAGCTATGTTTGAGTCGGCAAACGATATTACTGTTATTGCATTTGATGCAGATAAAGATGCTATTGAATATGCTAAACTAAAACTAATTCGTCCAATTGTAGAGGAGAACAGAATTATATTTGTTAATAAAAATTTTTCCTATTTATCTTCCGCATTAGCATTAAACCGTATAGATAGTATTGATGGAATACTATTTGATTTAGGTATATCCTCACATCAGATTATCACAAATAATAGAGGATTTAGTTTTTCCCAAAATGCAAGATTAGATATGCGGATGAATCAAAATGGAAATATTTCTGCCTATGAAGTAGTAAACTTTTATCCCAAAACTGAATTAGCAAGAGTTATACATGAATATGGGGAAGATAGGTATTGGAAAA
- a CDS encoding penicillin-binding transpeptidase domain-containing protein codes for MIPAERGIIYDRNGIPFVENKKVFKLELCPAITHWSFTDSVRQSPICRDSVSELADEKQIIYKTISEIIARYTDKSPGIYEKRIKNFAYKYPNGFELSTNIDVINKNNILSELNKSNINGINCYKQPSVRVYPLGDLAGALIGYYANGSGLCGVEGTFDKELTGIDGWAEVIQYGTGWHYHFTNMDTQKPIKGSSVYLSIDAHIQSILERNLKEGLKDYNAKNAIGIIISPKNGDILAMSGISSENLNVSIRTKHSMPIFPINWLFEPGSTLKPITALLAIEKGLFKSTDIIDCRTRKVGRRVISDVKPYKELTFKDVIVHSSNVGITRIVDKLTKANLYNRIIELGFGNKTGITLNGEIAGILHKPSEWSKYSIHSLSFGQEISVTAIQLVFAYGALANGGNLFQPQIIKKIVNNEGDVLFESKKKIIKQISNTNALDTLKTFLKTVVDDGFGINAKLDFVNIAGKTGTAEKKKIDGIGYDENKYVSSFVGFFPVEDPQIVMLIIFDEPDYDHRFGSICAAPTFKKIVEEITVLSNSNLINVINQVNQDYVLVPDCIGLQVSELRKFLSGKNLSYTIFGNGEFVTNQFPKPGTSMLEKFPIMIIAEDKFKENLVQNF; via the coding sequence GTGATTCCAGCCGAACGTGGAATTATCTATGACCGTAATGGCATACCTTTTGTTGAAAATAAGAAAGTATTTAAACTTGAACTTTGTCCAGCAATTACTCATTGGAGTTTTACTGATTCTGTCCGCCAGTCCCCGATTTGTCGGGACTCCGTCTCGGAGCTGGCGGATGAAAAACAGATAATATATAAAACAATTTCTGAAATAATAGCCCGATACACAGATAAGTCACCAGGTATTTATGAAAAGAGAATTAAGAATTTTGCTTATAAGTATCCAAATGGATTTGAGCTTTCAACAAATATAGATGTTATTAATAAGAATAATATATTATCTGAATTAAATAAAAGTAATATCAATGGAATAAATTGCTATAAACAACCGTCAGTAAGAGTATATCCATTGGGGGATTTGGCTGGCGCCTTGATAGGCTATTATGCAAATGGAAGTGGTCTATGTGGCGTTGAAGGAACTTTTGATAAAGAGCTAACTGGTATTGATGGATGGGCTGAAGTTATCCAATATGGTACAGGTTGGCATTATCATTTCACTAATATGGATACTCAAAAGCCTATTAAAGGCAGTTCAGTTTATCTGTCTATTGATGCACATATACAATCAATTTTGGAAAGAAATTTAAAAGAAGGTTTAAAAGATTATAATGCGAAGAATGCAATCGGTATCATAATTTCACCGAAAAATGGTGACATTCTCGCAATGAGTGGAATCTCATCAGAGAATTTGAATGTTTCTATAAGAACTAAACATTCTATGCCAATATTTCCGATTAATTGGTTGTTTGAACCAGGCTCAACATTAAAACCTATAACCGCTCTATTAGCTATTGAAAAAGGTTTGTTCAAGTCCACAGATATTATTGATTGTCGTACACGCAAGGTCGGCAGAAGAGTCATTTCTGATGTAAAGCCATATAAAGAATTAACATTTAAAGATGTGATTGTTCATTCAAGTAATGTTGGTATAACACGAATAGTGGATAAGTTGACTAAAGCCAATTTATATAATAGGATAATAGAACTGGGTTTTGGGAACAAAACAGGAATTACACTAAATGGAGAAATCGCGGGCATTCTTCATAAGCCATCAGAGTGGTCAAAATATTCCATTCATTCACTTTCATTCGGACAGGAAATTTCTGTGACTGCCATACAATTAGTTTTTGCCTATGGCGCTTTAGCAAATGGTGGAAATCTTTTTCAGCCGCAAATAATTAAAAAGATTGTCAATAATGAAGGGGATGTTTTATTTGAATCCAAAAAAAAAATTATAAAACAAATTTCCAATACTAATGCTTTGGATACATTGAAAACATTTCTTAAAACCGTTGTAGATGATGGCTTTGGAATTAATGCTAAATTAGATTTTGTAAATATTGCAGGAAAAACTGGAACAGCTGAGAAGAAAAAAATTGATGGGATTGGTTATGACGAAAATAAATATGTTTCAAGTTTTGTTGGATTCTTTCCTGTTGAAGACCCACAAATTGTAATGCTAATAATTTTTGATGAACCAGATTATGACCATCGGTTCGGCAGCATTTGTGCAGCGCCTACTTTTAAGAAAATCGTTGAGGAAATTACCGTCCTTTCCAATTCTAATTTAATTAATGTTATTAATCAAGTTAATCAAGATTATGTTTTAGTGCCTGATTGTATTGGCTTACAGGTTTCAGAACTAAGAAAATTTTTGTCAGGGAAAAATCTCTCTTATACTATTTTTGGAAATGGAGAATTTGTAACTAATCAGTTCCCCAAACCGGGGACATCTATGCTGGAAAAATTTCCAATAATGATTATTGCTGAGGATAAATTTAAAGAAAATCTTGTGCAAAATTTTTAG
- the mraY gene encoding phospho-N-acetylmuramoyl-pentapeptide-transferase, giving the protein MFYHILYPLVKYHTIFNVFQYITFRAVGAFLTAILICFIFGPKIIKALRKYQITESISNYLPDSHKAKKGTPTMGGIIIGLGLILSTLLWNNLTNPYVLIAILVTLWLGGLGFWDDYLKNVQHAEEGLIEKYKISGQIVLGLIIAFILYLGYEKTNTITQINIPFLKNTSFSLGIFFIPFVALFITFYSNAVNLTDGLDGLAAGCIALAAFGLGVMCYVKGNFVVAKYLRIEFIKEAGELTIFASAIIGTILGFLWFNIKPASIFMGDTGALSMGGILAVLAILIKEEIFFLIISAVFVVEAVSSLIQRLYFRRTRIKTGKGKRVFLCAPIHHHFELKGWSEEKIVIRFWIIAMFLTALGLITLKLR; this is encoded by the coding sequence ATGTTTTATCATATATTATATCCTCTTGTTAAGTATCATACAATTTTTAATGTGTTTCAATATATTACATTTCGTGCAGTCGGTGCCTTTCTGACAGCAATCTTAATATGCTTTATTTTTGGTCCTAAAATCATAAAAGCATTGCGTAAGTACCAGATAACTGAATCTATTAGTAATTATTTACCAGATTCTCATAAGGCGAAAAAAGGAACTCCGACAATGGGTGGAATTATTATTGGCTTGGGCTTGATTCTTTCTACACTTCTTTGGAACAATTTAACAAATCCCTATGTTTTAATAGCCATATTAGTGACATTATGGCTGGGAGGTTTAGGGTTTTGGGATGATTATCTAAAAAATGTACAACATGCAGAAGAAGGCTTAATAGAAAAATATAAAATATCAGGTCAGATTGTTTTAGGATTAATTATTGCATTTATTTTATATCTTGGTTATGAAAAAACAAATACAATTACTCAGATAAACATACCGTTTTTGAAAAATACATCTTTTTCATTAGGAATATTTTTTATTCCGTTTGTTGCATTATTTATTACATTTTACTCAAATGCAGTAAACTTAACTGATGGTTTGGATGGTCTGGCTGCCGGGTGTATCGCGTTGGCTGCCTTTGGATTAGGTGTTATGTGTTATGTTAAAGGTAATTTTGTTGTTGCAAAGTATTTGAGAATTGAATTTATAAAAGAAGCAGGTGAACTCACAATTTTTGCCTCCGCGATTATAGGTACAATTTTAGGATTTCTCTGGTTTAATATAAAACCTGCCTCAATTTTTATGGGTGACACTGGCGCACTCTCTATGGGAGGAATACTTGCAGTACTTGCAATTCTGATTAAAGAAGAAATATTCTTTCTTATCATTAGTGCCGTGTTTGTTGTTGAAGCAGTTTCTTCTTTAATTCAGAGATTATATTTCAGGCGGACACGAATTAAAACTGGTAAAGGGAAAAGAGTCTTTTTATGTGCGCCAATTCATCACCATTTTGAATTAAAAGGTTGGTCAGAGGAGAAAATTGTTATACGGTTTTGGATTATTGCAATGTTTTTGACTGCTTTAGGACTTATTACATTAAAATTAAGATAA